In Streptomyces sp. DG2A-72, one genomic interval encodes:
- a CDS encoding glutamine synthetase family protein, producing MSDSTPPARAERLAALADDLSGRGIDLVRVLWSDLHGVARGKEIATAELPHFADHGVAFCQALMVTDLGGNPLDVPESAASGWPDADALIDPDTLALPGYAPGIAYLLAEVTDPAAGGAPLGFDPRSMLRGQIDRLAARGLHPVVAPELEFYLLREDATATHGWRRYLDRDTAGYVVGTAYDPDDMLPLLIRECRALGLQVHAGFQEFSGGQYEINQWHGPALGAADRAFLFKYAVKEIAAKRGMRATFMGKPFADRSGSGQHIHVSVTDEQGTNLFADSNADDGLAPLAKSFLAGVLEHAPALMAVLNPTVNAFKRLADPGSLAPVTANWGYDNRLAFARIPPERGHGTRVEVRIGDGAANPYLAIAALLAAGLDGMERDLTPPPPIAGARGDDGAPLPTSLGAALTALETDKLLAQALGDRFAEVFTALKRQELARFDRAVTDWEFHEYSWML from the coding sequence GTGTCAGACAGCACTCCGCCCGCACGCGCCGAACGGCTCGCGGCCCTCGCCGACGACCTGTCCGGCCGGGGCATCGACCTTGTCCGTGTCCTGTGGAGCGACCTGCACGGCGTCGCCCGGGGCAAGGAGATCGCCACCGCCGAACTGCCGCACTTCGCCGACCACGGAGTGGCGTTCTGCCAGGCCCTGATGGTCACCGACCTCGGCGGCAACCCGCTCGACGTACCGGAGTCGGCGGCCAGTGGCTGGCCCGACGCGGACGCCCTGATCGACCCCGACACACTCGCTCTGCCCGGCTACGCGCCCGGCATCGCCTACCTGCTGGCCGAGGTCACCGACCCCGCAGCGGGCGGCGCTCCGCTGGGCTTCGACCCGCGGTCCATGCTGCGCGGGCAGATCGACCGGCTGGCCGCCCGCGGACTGCACCCCGTCGTCGCCCCCGAGCTGGAGTTCTACCTGCTCCGTGAGGATGCCACCGCCACCCACGGCTGGCGTCGCTACCTGGACCGCGACACTGCCGGCTACGTCGTCGGCACGGCCTACGACCCCGACGACATGCTCCCCCTGCTGATCCGCGAGTGCCGCGCGCTCGGCCTCCAGGTCCACGCGGGATTCCAGGAGTTCAGCGGTGGCCAGTACGAGATCAACCAGTGGCACGGCCCCGCGCTCGGGGCGGCCGACCGGGCCTTCCTGTTCAAGTACGCGGTCAAGGAGATCGCGGCGAAACGCGGGATGCGGGCCACCTTCATGGGCAAGCCATTCGCCGACCGCTCCGGCAGCGGCCAGCACATTCACGTCTCCGTCACTGACGAGCAGGGCACCAACCTCTTCGCCGACAGCAACGCCGACGACGGGCTCGCCCCGCTCGCCAAGTCCTTCCTGGCCGGCGTCCTGGAGCACGCCCCGGCCCTGATGGCCGTCCTCAACCCGACCGTCAACGCCTTCAAGCGCCTCGCCGATCCCGGCTCACTGGCCCCCGTCACCGCCAACTGGGGCTACGACAACCGGCTCGCCTTCGCCCGCATCCCGCCCGAGCGCGGCCACGGCACCCGCGTCGAGGTCCGCATCGGCGACGGGGCGGCCAATCCCTACCTGGCGATCGCCGCCCTGCTCGCGGCCGGACTCGACGGCATGGAACGGGACCTGACACCTCCGCCGCCCATCGCAGGCGCCCGCGGCGACGACGGCGCCCCGCTGCCCACCTCGCTCGGCGCGGCACTCACCGCCCTGGAGACGGACAAACTCCTCGCTCAGGCGCTGGGCGACCGCTTCGCCGAGGTGTTCACCGCCCTGAAGCGGCAGGAACTGGCGCGCTTCGACAGGGCCGTCACCGACTGGGAGTTCCACGAGTACTCGTGGATGCTCTGA
- a CDS encoding TIGR03619 family F420-dependent LLM class oxidoreductase, producing MTTVPAPRMQLVLSENWTMTGGRADLPTLVRWAREAEDAGFDSVMISEHIVLGPDAGVNGVMGNPRDYALPGNQDPYTPWPNSLILLGAIAAVTERLRLAASAVIAPLRHPLLLARELGTLDLLSEGRLMVLPNVSWSRDEYDALGVPYSRRGKLLDEHLEIWAKLWGPSPVSYKGEHYRFENVYFEPKAHRPDGPRLCFGGAGMHDAMVRRIVRHGHAFNPLGRPTSEQMRILADAMAAEGRDLADLEMIGGTRAVFPDDRSCADLGRALESIPEQLEQGFTTFCVKPSQFTDDPHGVGAFCRDVIRRVESLTSTSPSSSA from the coding sequence ATGACGACCGTCCCAGCACCCCGCATGCAACTGGTGCTCAGCGAGAACTGGACCATGACCGGAGGCCGGGCCGACCTGCCCACGCTGGTGCGCTGGGCCCGCGAGGCCGAAGACGCCGGGTTCGACTCCGTGATGATCAGCGAGCACATCGTGCTCGGCCCCGACGCGGGCGTGAACGGCGTCATGGGCAACCCGCGCGACTACGCCCTGCCGGGCAACCAGGACCCGTACACCCCCTGGCCCAACTCCCTGATCCTGCTCGGCGCGATCGCGGCCGTGACCGAGCGCCTCCGCCTCGCCGCCTCCGCCGTGATCGCCCCGCTGCGCCACCCGCTGCTGCTCGCCCGCGAGTTGGGCACCCTCGACCTGCTCTCCGAGGGACGCCTGATGGTGCTGCCCAACGTGAGCTGGAGCCGCGACGAGTACGACGCCCTGGGCGTCCCCTACTCCCGGCGCGGGAAGCTGCTCGACGAACACCTGGAGATCTGGGCGAAGTTGTGGGGCCCGTCCCCCGTGTCGTACAAGGGCGAGCACTACAGATTCGAGAACGTCTACTTCGAGCCCAAGGCCCACCGGCCCGACGGCCCGAGGCTCTGCTTCGGCGGCGCCGGCATGCACGACGCCATGGTGCGCCGGATCGTCCGCCACGGCCACGCCTTCAACCCGCTCGGCCGGCCGACATCCGAGCAGATGCGCATCCTCGCCGACGCGATGGCGGCCGAGGGCCGTGACCTCGCCGACCTGGAGATGATCGGCGGCACCCGCGCGGTGTTCCCGGACGATCGCTCGTGCGCCGACCTCGGCCGGGCGCTGGAGTCGATCCCCGAGCAACTGGAGCAGGGCTTCACGACGTTCTGTGTGAAGCCCTCGCAGTTCACCGACGACCCGCACGGCGTCGGGGCCTTCTGCCGCGACGTCATACGCCGGGTGGAGTCGCTCACCTCCACCTCCCCCTCATCCAGCGCCTAA
- a CDS encoding acetoacetate decarboxylase family protein yields MASVRGYFPPKTATGSSSLIPSPPWHYSGDLLTVEYRTDPSRVRELLPEPLELADDDPGAVALIWADWQSCSASAEELLDPVRAQYKEAFAVVRCQYRGQTYSRCVYIWVDKDFAIARGLHQGYPKKLGSIHQTRPHPYGPAPRIEAGARFGATLAAADRRLAQAVVTLREPSQTNGFVNGHAMAHHRWLPSIEKGKGLALDELIESGAASFEGGQPWLGDAELELFEAPTEELARLEIREPIAAYYRQVGVVWDGGRLLEAGTSSARP; encoded by the coding sequence ATGGCCAGTGTCCGTGGTTACTTCCCTCCCAAGACGGCGACCGGTTCGTCGTCGCTGATCCCCTCCCCGCCGTGGCACTACTCGGGCGACCTGCTCACCGTCGAGTACCGCACGGATCCCTCGCGGGTACGTGAACTGCTGCCCGAGCCCTTGGAGTTGGCCGACGACGATCCCGGTGCGGTCGCGCTGATCTGGGCGGACTGGCAGTCCTGCTCGGCGTCGGCCGAAGAACTCCTCGACCCGGTACGAGCCCAGTACAAGGAGGCGTTCGCGGTCGTCCGCTGCCAGTACCGGGGGCAGACGTACTCGCGCTGTGTGTACATCTGGGTCGACAAGGACTTCGCCATCGCGCGCGGGCTGCACCAGGGGTATCCGAAGAAGCTCGGGTCCATCCACCAGACGCGTCCGCATCCGTACGGGCCCGCTCCACGGATCGAGGCGGGAGCGCGGTTCGGGGCGACCCTGGCCGCGGCGGACCGGCGCCTGGCGCAGGCGGTCGTCACTCTGCGGGAGCCGTCGCAGACGAACGGGTTCGTCAACGGGCACGCCATGGCCCATCACCGATGGCTGCCTTCGATCGAGAAGGGCAAGGGGCTCGCTCTCGATGAGCTGATCGAGTCCGGTGCGGCCTCATTCGAAGGGGGGCAACCCTGGCTCGGTGACGCCGAGCTGGAGCTCTTCGAGGCGCCGACGGAGGAACTGGCCCGGCTGGAGATCCGGGAGCCGATCGCCGCGTACTACCGCCAGGTCGGGGTGGTGTGGGACGGGGGGCGGTTGCTGGAGGCCGGTACGTCGTCTGCGCGCCCCTGA
- a CDS encoding aldehyde dehydrogenase translates to MSDKITVAGVSVDTRHWIGGRRVASAETFTDVSPIDGNALGEVARGGPAEAEAAVAAAREAFPAWAATPRAERARILHAIADGVEKRIEELAIVETNDNGALLRSHRRGVMPRVAHNFRFFADWLLKLDHEDFETRGHTNRVSWDPAGPSVLITPWNAPLMLATWKIAPALAAGNTVILKPAEWTPLTASLLADIAAAAGLPAGVFNVVQGYGSEIGDALTSHPDVRRISFTGSVPTAQRIAGSAAVNLTPLSLELGGKSPLLVFADADLDLAVDLAVEQYDNAGQVCLAATRFLVEESVVEEFTRRFVEKASALKQGDPRDEATDIGPNIHPRQLEKIDGFVQRALAAGAHAVIGGHRGDGQYYAPTLLTDVAQDSEIVQEEVFGPVLTLQTFTTEDEAVRLANDTRFGLAATVATGDKERAERVTAQLVAGTVWVNCFFVRDLQAPFGGSRQSGVGREGGTWSFDFYCDLKNTVTAPNGWQ, encoded by the coding sequence ATGTCTGACAAGATCACTGTCGCCGGGGTTTCCGTCGACACCCGGCACTGGATCGGGGGTCGACGCGTCGCGTCCGCCGAGACGTTCACCGATGTCTCGCCGATCGACGGAAACGCCCTCGGTGAGGTCGCCCGCGGCGGCCCGGCCGAAGCCGAAGCCGCCGTTGCCGCCGCTCGTGAGGCGTTCCCCGCGTGGGCGGCCACCCCGCGTGCGGAGCGGGCCCGCATCCTGCACGCCATTGCCGACGGCGTCGAGAAGCGGATCGAGGAGCTGGCGATCGTCGAGACGAACGACAACGGCGCTCTCCTGCGTTCGCACCGCCGTGGTGTGATGCCCCGCGTCGCGCACAACTTCCGGTTCTTCGCGGACTGGTTGCTGAAGCTGGACCACGAGGACTTCGAGACGCGCGGCCACACGAACCGGGTGAGCTGGGACCCGGCGGGCCCGAGTGTGCTGATCACGCCGTGGAACGCGCCGCTGATGCTGGCGACGTGGAAGATCGCCCCGGCCCTCGCCGCCGGCAACACGGTGATCCTCAAGCCCGCCGAGTGGACCCCGCTGACCGCCTCACTGCTCGCGGACATCGCCGCCGCGGCCGGGTTGCCCGCCGGGGTGTTCAACGTCGTCCAGGGTTACGGCTCCGAGATCGGCGACGCTCTCACCTCGCACCCGGACGTGCGCCGGATCAGCTTCACCGGGTCCGTGCCGACGGCCCAGCGCATCGCCGGGTCCGCCGCCGTGAATCTCACCCCGCTCAGCCTCGAACTCGGCGGCAAATCACCCCTGTTGGTGTTCGCCGATGCCGACCTGGACCTCGCCGTGGACCTCGCGGTGGAGCAGTACGACAACGCCGGGCAGGTCTGCCTCGCGGCGACCCGGTTCCTCGTCGAGGAGTCGGTCGTCGAGGAGTTCACGCGCCGGTTCGTCGAGAAGGCGAGCGCGCTGAAGCAGGGCGACCCGCGTGACGAGGCCACCGACATCGGGCCCAACATCCACCCCCGTCAGCTGGAGAAGATCGACGGGTTCGTGCAGCGGGCGCTCGCCGCCGGAGCCCATGCGGTCATCGGCGGACACCGCGGCGACGGGCAGTACTATGCGCCGACGCTGCTCACCGATGTCGCGCAGGACTCGGAGATCGTGCAGGAGGAGGTCTTCGGACCCGTTCTCACGCTCCAGACCTTCACCACCGAGGACGAAGCCGTCCGCCTCGCCAACGACACCCGCTTCGGCCTCGCCGCCACCGTCGCCACCGGCGACAAGGAGCGCGCCGAACGTGTCACCGCACAGCTCGTCGCGGGCACGGTCTGGGTCAACTGCTTCTTCGTCCGCGACCTCCAGGCCCCCTTCGGCGGCTCACGCCAGTCCGGCGTCGGGCGTGAGGGCGGCACCTGGAGCTTCGACTTCTACTGCGACCTCAAGAACACCGTCACCGCACCGAACGGATGGCAGTAA
- a CDS encoding 3,4-dihydroxyphenylacetate 2,3-dioxygenase, producing MGEIVGAGLLAHVPTIVLPEADRLELNEGKEITLVTGLHQLRKDVFESDDYDTVVVLDSHWATTVEFVVTAQQRRAGLFTSEELPRGMCRMPYDFPGDPELAHNIAKFADRHGTWITAIEDEYLPIYYATINLWKFLGEGLPDKRWVTIGVCQTGDMEDHLRLGRALADGIAATPGRRVLVIASGALSHTFWPLREIRDHEASDPVHIFTPEARAADEERIAWFKEGRHDKVLDTMDAFWKYKPEAKFFHYLMLAGALGEQACTAKARQYGQYENSVGTGQVHLWFDRPAGGWTGTTLPAAASPRTPHSRPQEA from the coding sequence ATGGGCGAGATCGTCGGAGCCGGGCTGCTCGCCCACGTACCCACCATCGTGCTCCCCGAGGCCGACCGGCTGGAATTGAATGAGGGCAAGGAGATCACCCTCGTCACCGGCCTGCACCAGCTCCGCAAGGACGTCTTCGAGTCCGACGACTACGACACCGTCGTCGTCCTCGACTCCCACTGGGCCACCACCGTCGAATTCGTCGTCACCGCGCAGCAGCGCCGGGCCGGGCTGTTCACCTCCGAGGAACTGCCGCGCGGCATGTGCCGGATGCCGTACGACTTCCCCGGCGACCCCGAACTCGCCCACAACATCGCGAAGTTCGCGGACCGGCACGGCACCTGGATCACCGCGATCGAGGACGAGTACCTGCCGATCTACTACGCCACCATCAACCTCTGGAAGTTCCTGGGGGAGGGGCTGCCGGACAAGCGGTGGGTGACCATCGGGGTCTGCCAGACCGGCGACATGGAGGACCATCTGCGCCTGGGCCGCGCTCTCGCGGACGGCATCGCCGCCACCCCAGGCCGTCGTGTTCTGGTCATCGCCTCCGGTGCGCTGTCGCACACCTTCTGGCCGCTGCGCGAGATCCGCGACCACGAGGCCAGCGACCCGGTGCACATCTTCACGCCCGAGGCGCGGGCCGCCGACGAGGAGCGCATCGCCTGGTTCAAGGAGGGCCGCCACGACAAGGTCCTCGACACCATGGACGCGTTCTGGAAGTACAAGCCGGAGGCGAAGTTCTTCCACTACCTGATGCTTGCCGGCGCCCTCGGCGAACAGGCGTGCACCGCCAAGGCCCGACAGTACGGCCAGTACGAGAACTCCGTCGGCACCGGCCAGGTCCACCTCTGGTTCGACCGCCCCGCCGGCGGGTGGACCGGCACCACTCTGCCCGCAGCCGCTTCCCCACGCACCCCGCACAGCCGCCCCCAGGAGGCCTGA
- a CDS encoding fumarylacetoacetate hydrolase family protein produces the protein MPEYRRILLDGAAVQVTVEGDELVAGDGRRVKTEEARHLPPVVPSKVIAVHLNHRSRVDEFQIRLTPTPTYFHKPTSALNSHQGAIVRPEGCKWLNYEGEVAIVIGKTARNISPAEAGEYIAGYTIANDYGLHDFRDTDAGSMLRVKGSDTLCPLGPGLVTNWDFHGKYLKTYVNGEVVQDGSTDEMEWDMHYLVADIARTITLYPGDVLLSGTPANSRPVRPGDIVEVEVEGLGRLTNHIVTGPTPIRSDVGAQPTESEEVLSTALGGDWEFRGIRPPQR, from the coding sequence ATGCCTGAATACCGCCGTATCCTCCTGGACGGCGCCGCCGTCCAGGTCACCGTCGAGGGTGACGAACTGGTCGCCGGGGACGGCCGCCGCGTCAAGACGGAGGAGGCGCGGCACCTTCCGCCGGTCGTGCCGTCGAAGGTGATCGCCGTCCACCTCAACCACCGCAGCCGCGTGGACGAGTTCCAGATCCGACTGACTCCGACCCCGACGTACTTCCACAAGCCGACCTCGGCCCTGAACTCACACCAGGGTGCGATCGTCCGCCCCGAGGGCTGCAAGTGGCTCAACTACGAGGGCGAGGTCGCGATCGTCATCGGCAAGACCGCGCGCAACATCTCCCCGGCCGAGGCGGGGGAGTACATCGCCGGCTACACCATCGCCAACGACTACGGGCTGCACGACTTCCGGGACACCGACGCCGGGTCCATGCTCCGCGTCAAGGGCTCCGACACCCTCTGCCCGCTCGGCCCCGGCCTGGTCACCAACTGGGACTTCCACGGCAAGTACCTGAAGACGTATGTCAACGGGGAGGTGGTACAGGACGGTTCGACCGACGAGATGGAGTGGGACATGCACTACCTCGTCGCCGACATCGCCCGCACCATCACCCTCTACCCGGGCGATGTCCTCCTGTCCGGGACGCCCGCCAACTCCCGTCCCGTACGACCCGGTGACATCGTCGAGGTGGAGGTCGAGGGCCTGGGCCGGCTCACCAACCACATCGTCACCGGCCCGACCCCGATCCGCAGCGACGTGGGCGCGCAGCCCACGGAGTCGGAGGAGGTGCTGTCCACGGCGCTCGGCGGCGACTGGGAGTTCCGTGGCATCCGCCCGCCGCAGCGGTAG
- a CDS encoding MarR family winged helix-turn-helix transcriptional regulator codes for MSGQRSIVETEKLVKAKLGDTPIRHEQMAVVANIHRAAAAVRQHVENSVLRGCDLTWTGFVVLWVVWISGETETRLVAEEAGISKGTLTGVARTLESRGLVRRVEHPSDGRRVLLGLTDAGEALMQSLFPEFNAEEAFVASPLSDEECLATADALRRIVVQVETHGEERRLELLDGAEPAPRRSGRRPRT; via the coding sequence GTGTCCGGGCAACGATCCATCGTCGAGACCGAGAAACTGGTCAAGGCCAAGCTGGGCGACACCCCCATCCGCCATGAGCAGATGGCAGTCGTCGCGAACATCCACCGGGCCGCTGCCGCGGTCCGTCAGCACGTGGAGAACTCCGTGCTGCGGGGTTGCGACCTGACCTGGACCGGGTTCGTCGTGCTCTGGGTCGTGTGGATCTCGGGCGAGACGGAGACGCGGCTCGTCGCCGAGGAGGCCGGGATCTCCAAGGGCACGCTCACGGGTGTCGCCCGGACACTGGAGTCGCGAGGACTGGTGCGGCGCGTCGAGCACCCCTCCGACGGCCGACGGGTCCTGCTCGGACTCACGGACGCGGGGGAGGCCCTGATGCAGAGCCTCTTCCCGGAGTTCAACGCGGAGGAGGCCTTCGTCGCCTCCCCGCTGAGCGACGAGGAGTGCCTGGCGACCGCGGACGCGTTGCGCCGGATCGTCGTCCAGGTCGAGACCCACGGCGAGGAACGCCGCCTGGAACTGCTCGACGGTGCCGAGCCCGCCCCGCGGCGCAGCGGGCGTCGCCCCAGGACCTGA
- a CDS encoding gamma-glutamyl-gamma-aminobutyrate hydrolase family protein, with product MTRPLIAIPARFAATTSALRYAAEVNARALIEAVWRAGGEPVSIHPEMTDVAARLTRFDGVLLPGGGDLAPHRYGATDTHDSVYDVDDLQDAFDLEVARTALDLGLPLLAICRGLQAVNVALGGTLEQDMGGPDREHRHLVHPVTLRRGTLVEQATGGEKTEASCYHHQRVDRLGTGLSVTARAADDTVEGLELPDTRNWFTAVQWHPEDTAHTDPAQQGLFDALVRVARDTD from the coding sequence GTGACCCGACCCCTGATCGCCATACCGGCACGCTTCGCCGCCACCACCTCCGCGCTCCGGTACGCCGCCGAGGTCAACGCCCGCGCCCTGATCGAGGCCGTGTGGCGGGCCGGCGGCGAGCCGGTGAGCATCCACCCGGAGATGACCGACGTAGCCGCCCGTCTCACCCGCTTCGACGGCGTGCTGCTCCCCGGCGGCGGCGACCTCGCTCCGCACCGTTACGGCGCCACCGACACCCACGACAGCGTGTACGACGTCGACGACCTCCAGGACGCCTTCGACCTCGAAGTCGCCCGTACCGCACTGGACCTGGGTCTGCCGCTGCTGGCGATCTGTCGTGGTCTGCAGGCTGTCAACGTCGCCCTCGGCGGCACCCTCGAACAGGACATGGGCGGCCCGGATCGCGAACACCGGCACCTTGTGCACCCTGTGACGCTCCGACGCGGCACGCTGGTGGAACAGGCTACCGGCGGCGAGAAGACAGAGGCGTCCTGCTACCACCACCAGCGCGTGGACCGCCTCGGCACCGGCCTCTCGGTGACCGCCCGCGCCGCCGACGACACCGTGGAGGGCCTCGAACTCCCGGACACACGGAACTGGTTCACTGCTGTGCAGTGGCATCCCGAGGACACCGCACACACCGACCCCGCCCAGCAAGGGCTGTTCGACGCCCTCGTACGCGTCGCGCGCGACACGGACTGA
- a CDS encoding aldehyde dehydrogenase translates to MADRTHDEWLHLAKALTLPTTHHIDGVGEAGSGRSFPVVSPRDGQVLAQVADAGPGEVDSAVSAARRAFDSGPWPRLSPADRGRILLRLADLLEEYRETLALAVSLEMGKPITDAYAIELRAAINTFRWYGQLADKLTDESPHTAPEALALVTREPAGVVGAVVPWNFPLTLASWKIAPALAAGCTVVLKPSENSPLSALLLGRIATEAGLPPGVLNVVAGDGPVAGRALGLHPDVDVLAFTGSTAVGRHFLRYAADSNLKRVWLELGGKSPNIILPDAPDLEKAAATAAWGIFFNQGEMCTAPSRLLVHSSVAERVTEAIVARAGELRVGDPLDPATEMGAMVGESHLGRVLDHIGTGLEEGARLRAGGGRTLAESGGSYLRPTVFDGVDPGMRLAREEIFGPVLSVLTFDDLDEAVRLANATEYGLAAGLWTSDLSTAHRVSRALRAGTVWVNCYEEGDLTVPFGGMKQSGNGRDKSAHALEKYTELKTTWIQL, encoded by the coding sequence ATGGCGGACCGCACCCATGACGAGTGGCTGCACCTGGCCAAGGCGCTGACGCTGCCGACGACCCACCACATCGACGGTGTCGGGGAAGCCGGGAGCGGTCGCAGTTTTCCGGTGGTCTCACCCCGTGACGGCCAGGTGCTCGCCCAGGTGGCCGACGCCGGGCCCGGGGAGGTGGACTCGGCGGTGTCCGCGGCGCGCCGGGCCTTCGATTCCGGCCCCTGGCCGCGCCTTTCCCCGGCCGACCGGGGCAGAATCCTGCTGCGCCTCGCCGACCTGCTGGAGGAGTACCGCGAAACTCTCGCGCTCGCCGTCAGCCTGGAGATGGGCAAGCCCATCACCGACGCCTACGCCATCGAACTGCGCGCCGCCATCAACACGTTCCGCTGGTACGGGCAGTTGGCCGACAAGCTCACCGATGAGTCGCCGCACACCGCACCGGAAGCGCTCGCCCTGGTCACCCGGGAACCGGCCGGAGTCGTCGGGGCGGTCGTCCCGTGGAACTTCCCGCTGACACTGGCGAGTTGGAAGATCGCCCCGGCGCTGGCCGCGGGCTGCACGGTGGTGCTCAAGCCTTCGGAGAACTCCCCGCTGTCCGCGCTGCTGCTGGGCCGGATCGCCACCGAGGCAGGGCTGCCGCCCGGCGTGCTCAACGTCGTCGCCGGTGACGGACCGGTCGCCGGACGGGCACTCGGCCTGCACCCGGACGTGGACGTCCTGGCCTTCACCGGCTCCACCGCGGTCGGCCGCCACTTCCTGCGCTACGCGGCGGACTCCAACCTCAAGCGCGTCTGGCTGGAACTCGGCGGCAAGTCGCCGAACATCATCCTCCCGGACGCCCCCGACCTGGAGAAGGCCGCCGCCACCGCGGCCTGGGGCATCTTCTTCAACCAGGGCGAGATGTGCACCGCCCCCTCCCGGCTGCTCGTGCACTCCTCGGTCGCCGAACGCGTCACCGAGGCGATCGTGGCCCGGGCGGGCGAGCTGCGGGTCGGTGATCCGCTCGACCCGGCCACCGAGATGGGCGCGATGGTGGGCGAGAGCCACCTCGGGCGCGTCCTCGACCACATCGGCACCGGGCTGGAGGAAGGCGCCCGGCTGCGGGCCGGCGGTGGCCGGACGCTGGCCGAGTCCGGCGGCAGCTATCTGCGGCCCACCGTCTTCGACGGGGTGGACCCGGGGATGCGGCTGGCCCGCGAGGAGATCTTCGGCCCGGTGCTGTCCGTGCTCACCTTCGACGACCTCGACGAGGCCGTACGGCTGGCCAACGCCACCGAGTACGGTCTGGCCGCCGGCCTGTGGACCTCCGACCTGTCCACCGCCCACCGGGTCTCGCGCGCACTCAGAGCCGGCACCGTCTGGGTCAACTGCTACGAGGAGGGCGACCTGACCGTCCCCTTCGGCGGCATGAAGCAGTCGGGCAACGGCCGCGACAAGTCCGCACACGCCCTGGAGAAGTACACGGAGCTCAAGACGACCTGGATCCAGCTGTGA
- a CDS encoding type 1 glutamine amidotransferase, translated as MRALVIRHDHASLSGPIGDRVAQLGYRIDEVTVVPEARHRTPALDFDFPDPAGYDLLIPLGAPWSVYDRSTVAPWIDGELELLRTAHASDLPVLGICFGAQVLATALGGSVEQAPRPEIGWMTVESDAPELIPPGPWFQWHFDRFVTPPGAVELARSAVGPQAFRAGRALGVQFHPELTEETLQRWLDLGGRRQAREHGMDPDRLLAETRSLQEESVRRAYGIVDAFLAQVARN; from the coding sequence GTGCGCGCCCTCGTCATACGTCACGACCACGCGTCCCTGTCCGGTCCCATCGGCGACCGTGTCGCCCAGCTCGGTTACCGGATCGACGAGGTGACGGTCGTCCCCGAGGCCCGTCACCGGACCCCCGCCCTGGACTTCGACTTCCCCGACCCCGCCGGCTACGACCTGCTGATCCCGCTCGGCGCCCCCTGGTCGGTCTACGACCGGAGCACGGTCGCCCCGTGGATCGACGGCGAACTGGAGCTGCTGCGCACCGCGCACGCCTCGGACCTGCCCGTCCTCGGTATCTGCTTCGGCGCCCAGGTCCTGGCGACGGCCCTGGGCGGGAGCGTGGAGCAGGCGCCCCGTCCGGAGATCGGCTGGATGACCGTCGAGTCCGACGCGCCGGAGCTCATCCCGCCAGGTCCCTGGTTCCAGTGGCACTTCGACCGCTTCGTGACGCCGCCGGGAGCCGTGGAGCTCGCCCGCAGCGCCGTCGGCCCACAGGCGTTCCGGGCCGGCCGGGCCCTCGGGGTGCAGTTCCACCCCGAACTCACCGAGGAGACGCTACAGCGGTGGCTCGACCTTGGCGGACGCCGGCAGGCCAGGGAACACGGCATGGACCCCGATCGACTGCTCGCCGAGACTCGGAGCCTGCAAGAGGAGTCCGTGCGGAGGGCGTACGGCATCGTGGACGCGTTTCTGGCACAGGTGGCCCGGAACTGA